One genomic region from Marmota flaviventris isolate mMarFla1 chromosome 6, mMarFla1.hap1, whole genome shotgun sequence encodes:
- the LOC114079440 gene encoding sperm motility kinase 2B-like: MVSKSSQSRVALWGPGSCQEPGFLDQYEVLRAIGHGEFGQVYLARHRLTGADVAVKVLKTETQDISDLSEPLMLRSLEHPNVIQLFQVMRTRKKLYMVMEYTRGGQLLEHIPPGGMQQKEACRIFRQIVCALGHCHDKGIVHRDLKPDNIMLDARGHAKLIDFGFSSRFTAGQKLNDFWGTLAYIAPEIVLNQEYEGPPADIWSLGVSLYCMLTGSHPFTGDTPQELLMRIIQARFQVPSSVPVKARRLIRQILVLNPKKRPTVKQILQHPWLRQGEPCAPHPSSQALPTRPDPAILTMLFDLGFDPYQTWVSLAKRNFDVVMATYLILKHQQGQGVGSTFQGQPVPQWLRPRQRPENLSNVPVLPQRSASQPALRTFPLPSEYLLPEDAQQPGHRDIRGGSLPAIPLRCPPAGAPTLRSCSQSDSGFPRPKPSRVLVWWSRAHSSSSSLDTAPRQGPGHTNGWKQVRSRIAACVRALCCCCVPRVSNKMAPMSQRSDVPHP, encoded by the coding sequence ATGGTTAGCAAGAGTAGTCAGTCTAGAGTAGCGTTGTGGGGGCCGGGCTCCTGCCAGGAGCCAGGCTTCCTGGACCAGTACGAGGTCCTGAGGGCCATTGGGCATGGCGAGTTTGGTCAGGTCTACCTGGCCCGCCATCGCCTCACGGGGGCAGATGTGGCAGTGAAGGTCCTGAAGACGGAGACGCAGGACATCTCGGACCTCTCCGAACCTCTAATGTTGAGGAGCCTGGAGCACCCCAACGTGATCCAACTGTTTCAGGTGATGAGGACCAGGAAAAAGCTGTACATGGTGATGGAGTACACACGTGGGGGACAGCTACTTGAGCATATCCCCCCTGGTGGCATGCAGCAGAAGGAGGCCTGCAGAATCTTCAGGCAGATCGTGTGTGCCCTGGGCCACTGCCACGACAAGGGCATCGTCCACAGGGACTTGAAGCCAGATAACATCATGCTGGATGCCAGAGGACACGCGAAACTTATCGACTTCGGCTTCAGCAGCAGGTTCACTGCCGGGCAGAAACTGAATGACTTCTGGGGTACTCTGGCTTACATCGCCCCAGAAATTGTCCTGAATCAAGAGTATGAGGGCCCCCCAGCGGACATCTGGAGCCTGGGCGTCAGTCTCTACTGTATGTTGACCGGGAGCCACCCATTCACGGGGGACACCCCTCAGGAGTTGCTGATGAGGATCATTCAGGCCAGGTTCCAGGTGCCCAGCTCTGTTCCGGTCAAAGCACGAAGGCTCATCCGCCAGATCCTGGTCCTGAACCCCAAGAAGCGACCCACAGTGAAGCAGATCCTGCAGCACCCCTGGCTGCGGCAGGGTGAGCCGTGTGCACCCCATCCTTCCAGCCAGGCCCTGCCCACACGCCCAGACCCCGCCATCCTGACCATGCTGTTCGACCTGGGTTTTGATCCCTACCAAACCTGGGTGTCTCTGGCCAAGAGGAATTTCGATGTGGTGATGGCGACCTACCTCATCCTGAAGCACCAGCAAGGCCAGGGGGTAGGGAGCACCTTCCAGGGGCAGCCTGTGCCTCAGTGGCTTAGGCCTCGCCAGCGCCCCGAGAATCTCTCCAATGTCCCTGTCCTCCCACAGAGGAGCGCCAGCCAGCCTGCCCTGCGCACCTTCCCCTTGCCCTCTGAGTATCTGCTGCCCGAGGACGCCCAACAGCCAGGGCACAGGGACATCAGGGGTGGCAGCCTGCCTGCCATTCCTCTGCGCTGCCCGCCTGCAGGGGCCCCCACTCTCCGCAGCTGCTCCCAGTCTGACTCTGGCTTCCCCAGGCCCAAGCCCTCCAGGGTCCTCGTCTGGTGGTCCAGGGCAcacagcagctcctcctccctggaCACAGCCCCGAGGCAAGGCCCTGGCC